The following proteins come from a genomic window of Bradyrhizobium paxllaeri:
- a CDS encoding transposase, with amino-acid sequence MQPCRSRSASTTPVALPDRGRSARNEGRISKQGDVAVREALCEAAASLLLRVRKWSALRAWGLRIAKRSSMLCAITAVARKLASIASDVGQ; translated from the coding sequence TTGCAGCCCTGTCGTTCAAGGTCGGCGTCGACGACCCCCGTCGCTTTGCCCGATCGCGGACGGTCGGCGCGCAATGAAGGTCGGATCAGCAAACAAGGCGATGTCGCTGTGCGCGAGGCGCTTTGCGAGGCGGCTGCAAGCCTGCTGCTGCGGGTTAGGAAATGGTCGGCATTGCGGGCGTGGGGCCTCCGGATCGCCAAACGCTCGAGCATGCTGTGCGCGATCACCGCGGTCGCGCGCAAGCTGGCGAGCATTGCATCGGATGTGGGTCAGTGA
- a CDS encoding transposase, producing the protein MTRVPSVWTGSNVFIVLRVATDVAEERVAAALTNRKLLKRKLIDLENHIRGALRAYGLLVGAVAGGAYEARVRELIERSDPIFVMSIEAMLDVRRAILEGYDRLHRVLLQVVQHDAVCRRLMTVPGVGPVAALSFKVGVDDPRRFARSRTVGAQ; encoded by the coding sequence ATGACCAGAGTGCCGAGCGTCTGGACTGGGAGTAACGTCTTCATTGTCTTGCGGGTAGCAACCGACGTCGCTGAGGAGCGGGTTGCCGCAGCGTTGACCAACCGGAAGCTGCTCAAGCGCAAACTGATCGACCTCGAAAACCACATTCGTGGCGCGCTGCGGGCCTATGGGTTGCTCGTCGGAGCCGTCGCCGGCGGTGCCTACGAAGCCCGCGTCCGCGAGCTGATCGAGCGCAGCGATCCAATCTTTGTGATGAGTATCGAGGCCATGCTGGACGTGCGCCGCGCGATCCTCGAGGGCTACGATCGGCTGCATCGTGTGCTCCTGCAGGTGGTCCAGCATGATGCTGTCTGCCGACGTCTGATGACAGTTCCCGGCGTCGGTCCCGTTGCAGCCCTGTCGTTCAAGGTCGGCGTCGACGACCCCCGTCGCTTTGCCCGATCGCGGACGGTCGGCGCGCAATGA
- a CDS encoding type IV toxin-antitoxin system AbiEi family antitoxin domain-containing protein, with protein MAERHINHRQNALSLIRDRGIARARDFKAAGIPLVYLKRMTDAGDIVRLGRGLYQIPEGVGEDIAHDLAEAVRLVPNGVVSLVSALRHHELTTQLPHAVWMTIPHKARTPNIKGLRLEIVRATGAVLTAGVDHLRVEGVDVPIYGVAKTIADCFKHRRHVGEDVAIEALRDALRLRKTTASELMKYAAIDRVTARIEPYIKAMQ; from the coding sequence ATGGCTGAACGTCATATAAATCATCGTCAGAACGCACTCAGTCTCATCCGAGATCGAGGAATTGCGCGCGCACGCGATTTCAAGGCGGCAGGCATCCCGCTGGTCTATCTGAAACGCATGACCGATGCCGGCGACATTGTCCGTCTCGGCCGCGGCCTTTACCAAATCCCTGAAGGAGTCGGCGAGGATATCGCCCACGATCTGGCGGAAGCGGTGCGCCTCGTGCCGAACGGAGTCGTCAGCCTGGTCAGCGCACTTCGCCACCACGAACTGACCACCCAGCTCCCGCACGCAGTGTGGATGACCATACCTCACAAAGCCCGGACACCAAACATCAAGGGCCTGCGGCTCGAGATTGTCCGCGCGACAGGCGCAGTCCTTACCGCGGGCGTCGACCATCTTCGAGTCGAAGGAGTTGATGTGCCGATCTACGGCGTTGCGAAAACAATCGCCGATTGCTTCAAACATCGCCGCCACGTTGGCGAGGATGTCGCGATCGAGGCGCTCCGAGACGCCCTGCGGCTCCGGAAGACCACGGCGAGCGAGCTCATGAAATATGCGGCCATCGATCGGGTCACCGCACGGATTGAGCCCTACATCAAGGCGATGCAGTAA
- a CDS encoding XRE family transcriptional regulator has protein sequence MAKQAGVSTSTVADFERGQRTPVANNAQAIRTALEGAGIRFLPTGAVIGPAVPIITASGRPGAPIRWVDAEDLSKWADRIDGAASLPTLLAYLIRATSGPSAYLRFPAGEGVLHSGWDGRTKIEIGNTYVPQGETGWEIGSQRREIEKKATEDYRKRTKAPEPINPTNATYVFVTPRHWPGKDKWAKAREAEGPWAKVLAYDADDLVHWIEQTPAIGLWLAVRLGKRPEGTRELEEIWEEWSQATKWPLTEDLALSDRDQAAADVLRWLRDEPSVFSLQATTTDEIVAFFHATLSMLPEDMAAAYRARCLVATTAAAARALAQASGPLIIVMTDSEPGLAQSLAERGHYVLQAYDERPVSRGDVHTLARPSREGIASALIAAGIAEPRAEAYARDSARNLAILRRLIPSAPGRLPQWAQEAPPQALLAALLAGGWDEDAESDRARLAELADQPYEAVIRALVPYVGKFDSPLQKIGSTWRIASPQDAWFLLARHLTRIDIQRFEASAHAVLGSADPRFEMDPNERWMADVRGVRRSYSGMMRHGIGQVLILLALWGKEVSTVPDAPGRANNIVAKLLAHATQQRWWSLSRDFQLLAEASPTAFLSAIEDSLELHDPPIRALFGTDGEGVFGAEHLSDLLWALESLAWSPHLMPRVTHVLARLDAIDNPPGRYMNRPANSLREIHLLWIPQTYAPLDLRLQALDLIRKKESGSAWKLMLGVLPQGHDTSTPSPMPRWRDFTVDEVEIVTRGLMVRGATAITERLLTDVGTDSTRWSALLDRFADLVPDTKRALEALDAAESKITKKADRAAVWTSLRRVLHHHRQFPDAEWSLPGEVLDRLDAIYARFAPSDPLERVAWLFEQSVALPRPSAEGWKAERRDVDVARQEAAQVLFAEGGVATVLALARLVDAAGYIGKALYESGLSESDLEQLLEAAIRSDNSRERDVAHGLIAYIFQDRKEPWAAALIARAKEQTWGDTALLTILRALPVEPWTWNQATEAGAEIEESYWRRTPVFWMSEDVNVEFAIRKLISVGRARHALSLAGRDSKVDLPSNLLLEVLHEAARQPFENTGDMNEATMFQHYVAEILQNLDERGDVDSNALIRIEWDYLPILARSRRPAKVLMKALSEQPSFFIEILSVVFKATEESGVVDAEPENPERARAVASHAYRLLEQWDRLPGTRDDGTIDSTALESWIKEARSLAKAAGREDIADSRIGNVLAASKNGADGNWPAEAVRDVIDLFRSKPMINGFVAGKSNRRGVTTRSPRDGGDLERKEAAKYRNWSKAISFDHPHTAKALDTLADSYEAQALRHDQSAERLDWE, from the coding sequence TTGGCCAAGCAAGCCGGTGTATCGACCTCGACTGTGGCCGATTTCGAGAGAGGGCAACGGACCCCGGTCGCTAACAATGCCCAAGCCATTCGCACGGCGCTCGAGGGCGCCGGTATCAGGTTCCTGCCAACGGGAGCGGTAATCGGGCCTGCCGTCCCGATTATTACCGCATCCGGACGCCCTGGCGCGCCCATCCGATGGGTGGATGCGGAAGATCTTTCAAAATGGGCAGACCGAATTGATGGCGCCGCCAGCCTGCCAACTCTCCTCGCTTATTTGATCCGCGCCACGTCTGGCCCCTCAGCATACCTCCGATTCCCCGCCGGCGAGGGTGTTCTCCACTCGGGTTGGGACGGACGGACCAAAATCGAGATCGGAAACACTTACGTCCCGCAGGGAGAAACCGGCTGGGAGATCGGCAGTCAGCGTCGCGAAATCGAAAAGAAAGCAACGGAGGACTATCGCAAACGAACCAAGGCGCCCGAACCGATCAATCCTACCAACGCCACCTATGTGTTCGTCACTCCCCGCCACTGGCCCGGCAAGGATAAGTGGGCCAAGGCGCGAGAGGCAGAAGGACCTTGGGCGAAAGTTCTCGCATACGACGCCGATGACCTCGTTCATTGGATCGAACAAACACCGGCGATCGGACTTTGGCTGGCGGTTCGCCTTGGGAAGCGACCGGAAGGAACACGCGAGCTCGAAGAAATTTGGGAAGAATGGTCGCAGGCGACCAAATGGCCGCTCACAGAAGATCTGGCCCTGAGCGATCGGGACCAAGCTGCCGCTGACGTTCTTCGTTGGCTCCGCGACGAGCCGTCTGTTTTCTCTCTCCAAGCGACCACGACAGACGAAATTGTGGCGTTCTTCCACGCGACCCTCTCCATGCTGCCGGAAGATATGGCGGCGGCATATAGAGCCCGCTGTTTGGTGGCGACGACGGCTGCCGCCGCTCGGGCACTGGCTCAGGCGTCAGGGCCTTTGATTATAGTTATGACTGACTCTGAACCGGGTCTGGCACAGTCGCTTGCGGAGCGCGGCCACTACGTCCTGCAAGCTTATGATGAGCGACCGGTCTCCCGCGGCGACGTTCACACCCTCGCGCGACCGTCACGCGAAGGGATCGCGAGCGCCTTGATCGCGGCAGGCATAGCCGAACCTCGTGCCGAGGCGTACGCGCGCGACAGTGCGCGCAATCTGGCAATCCTGCGCCGTCTCATTCCAAGCGCGCCGGGGCGCCTGCCTCAGTGGGCGCAAGAGGCACCGCCGCAAGCTTTGCTGGCGGCGCTACTTGCGGGCGGCTGGGACGAGGACGCAGAGTCGGATCGAGCCCGGCTCGCAGAGCTCGCCGACCAGCCGTATGAAGCCGTCATTCGCGCCCTTGTGCCTTACGTCGGAAAATTTGACAGTCCATTGCAGAAGATCGGTTCGACCTGGCGCATCGCGTCGCCGCAGGATGCATGGTTCCTGCTCGCGCGGCACCTGACGCGCATCGACATTCAACGTTTCGAAGCCTCGGCCCACGCTGTGCTCGGCTCTGCGGATCCACGCTTCGAAATGGATCCGAACGAACGCTGGATGGCGGACGTCCGCGGCGTCCGCCGCTCCTATTCGGGAATGATGCGTCACGGAATCGGGCAAGTGCTGATCCTGCTCGCCCTCTGGGGTAAGGAAGTCAGTACTGTCCCCGATGCTCCAGGGCGCGCAAATAATATCGTCGCTAAACTCCTGGCTCACGCGACTCAACAACGCTGGTGGTCGCTTTCCCGGGACTTCCAACTGCTGGCGGAGGCTTCACCTACCGCGTTTCTCAGCGCCATTGAAGATAGCCTCGAACTGCACGATCCGCCCATTCGTGCCCTTTTCGGCACCGACGGCGAAGGTGTATTCGGTGCCGAACACCTGTCTGACTTGCTTTGGGCGCTGGAGTCCCTGGCTTGGTCGCCACATCTAATGCCACGAGTGACCCACGTCCTGGCTCGTCTCGACGCCATCGACAACCCACCCGGTCGATACATGAACAGACCGGCGAACAGTCTTCGCGAGATCCATCTTCTCTGGATCCCACAAACCTATGCTCCTCTCGATCTACGACTTCAGGCGCTTGATCTGATCCGCAAAAAAGAGAGCGGCTCCGCCTGGAAGTTGATGCTCGGTGTCCTGCCGCAAGGCCATGATACGTCCACGCCGTCACCGATGCCGCGTTGGCGTGATTTCACGGTCGACGAGGTCGAGATCGTCACTCGAGGTCTGATGGTTCGCGGGGCCACGGCGATCACTGAACGCCTGCTCACAGATGTCGGCACAGATTCCACCAGATGGTCGGCGCTGCTCGATCGTTTCGCCGATCTCGTACCCGACACTAAACGTGCGCTTGAGGCACTGGATGCGGCAGAGTCAAAGATCACCAAGAAGGCTGATCGCGCGGCCGTTTGGACAAGCCTGCGACGCGTGCTCCATCACCACCGGCAATTCCCGGATGCCGAATGGTCTCTGCCTGGCGAGGTACTAGACCGACTTGATGCGATCTACGCGCGCTTTGCGCCCAGCGATCCCCTTGAACGTGTGGCTTGGCTCTTCGAGCAATCCGTCGCTTTGCCAAGACCATCTGCTGAAGGCTGGAAAGCAGAGCGACGCGATGTCGACGTGGCGCGGCAGGAAGCGGCACAAGTCCTATTCGCAGAAGGTGGAGTGGCAACCGTCCTTGCACTCGCGCGCCTCGTCGATGCCGCTGGCTACATTGGCAAGGCTCTCTATGAGAGCGGCCTTTCTGAGTCCGATCTCGAACAGTTGCTGGAAGCCGCCATTAGAAGCGACAATAGCCGTGAACGCGACGTCGCCCACGGTCTGATTGCCTATATCTTTCAAGATCGAAAAGAGCCTTGGGCCGCAGCCTTGATTGCTAGGGCAAAGGAGCAAACCTGGGGCGACACGGCGCTGCTCACAATCCTGCGTGCTCTCCCGGTTGAACCCTGGACCTGGAATCAAGCGACCGAGGCTGGTGCAGAAATCGAAGAAAGCTATTGGCGTCGAACGCCTGTGTTTTGGATGAGCGAGGATGTAAACGTCGAGTTCGCAATCCGCAAACTCATTTCTGTCGGACGCGCTCGTCACGCCCTGTCGCTGGCGGGACGCGATAGCAAGGTTGATCTGCCGTCCAATCTCCTCCTAGAGGTCCTGCATGAGGCGGCACGCCAGCCGTTCGAAAACACGGGCGACATGAACGAAGCAACGATGTTCCAGCACTACGTCGCAGAGATCCTGCAGAATCTAGATGAACGCGGCGACGTCGACAGTAATGCGTTGATTAGGATCGAGTGGGACTATTTGCCGATCCTGGCTCGTTCGCGCCGGCCAGCCAAAGTTCTGATGAAAGCGCTCTCAGAACAGCCATCCTTCTTCATTGAAATACTCAGCGTGGTATTCAAGGCGACTGAGGAGAGCGGCGTCGTTGACGCCGAACCGGAAAACCCCGAGCGGGCTCGCGCCGTCGCCAGCCACGCCTATCGGTTGCTTGAACAATGGGATCGTCTTCCTGGAACCCGGGACGACGGCACAATCGATAGCACAGCGCTGGAGTCCTGGATCAAGGAAGCTCGTTCGCTAGCCAAGGCAGCGGGGCGAGAAGACATTGCCGACAGTCGGATAGGCAATGTCTTGGCTGCATCCAAGAATGGAGCGGACGGCAACTGGCCGGCCGAGGCGGTACGCGATGTGATCGATCTATTCCGTAGCAAACCGATGATCAACGGTTTTGTAGCGGGTAAAAGTAATCGACGCGGCGTTACAACACGATCGCCGCGCGATGGCGGAGATCTGGAGCGGAAGGAGGCTGCGAAGTACCGCAACTGGTCGAAGGCGATCTCCTTCGACCATCCGCATACCGCTAAGGCTCTCGACACGCTTGCAGACAGTTACGAAGCTCAAGCACTCCGCCATGACCAGAGTGCCGAGCGTCTGGACTGGGAGTAA
- a CDS encoding nucleotidyl transferase AbiEii/AbiGii toxin family protein, whose translation MAKVLRNPAASIRARLLAHARQHNDDYQRILTRYAIERLLFRLSLTEAAGRYVLKGAMLFVTWPEHVFRPTGDLDLLGQGDSDPAAITELFSRICQVEAPDDGIIFDRASLRVEQVREEDKYQGVRLSLRGELARAMIPVQVDIGFGDHVYPRPTRHIFPSLLPDLPAANILMYPPETVVAEKFEAMIRFGVTNGRIKDFYDIWVTLRTFPFDLSGLVEAVGGTLRRRETAIPAEMPVGLMDEFARITEERGHWTGFLRRNPPTIEPPPFAELQVELRRFFGPVIDGLAVPEGAQGRWDPAAGAWQ comes from the coding sequence ATGGCCAAGGTCCTCAGGAATCCTGCGGCGTCGATCAGGGCGCGCCTACTTGCTCACGCCAGACAGCACAATGACGACTATCAGCGCATCCTGACGCGTTATGCGATCGAGCGGCTGCTCTTCCGTCTCAGCCTGACGGAAGCCGCCGGGAGATACGTGCTCAAGGGTGCGATGCTGTTTGTGACCTGGCCGGAGCACGTCTTCAGGCCAACCGGCGACCTCGACCTCCTCGGCCAAGGTGACTCCGACCCCGCCGCAATTACTGAGCTCTTCAGCCGAATTTGCCAAGTGGAAGCCCCGGACGACGGCATCATCTTCGATCGAGCCAGCTTGAGGGTCGAGCAGGTGCGTGAAGAGGACAAGTATCAGGGCGTCCGGCTGAGCCTCAGGGGCGAACTGGCAAGGGCGATGATTCCAGTCCAGGTCGACATTGGTTTCGGCGATCACGTCTACCCGCGACCGACACGCCATATTTTTCCGAGCCTTTTGCCGGACCTGCCGGCGGCGAACATCCTGATGTACCCGCCCGAAACCGTCGTCGCAGAGAAGTTCGAGGCGATGATCCGCTTCGGGGTGACAAATGGCAGGATCAAGGATTTCTATGATATCTGGGTCACGCTCCGTACATTTCCATTCGACCTGTCGGGACTGGTGGAGGCCGTCGGCGGAACGCTTCGCCGACGAGAGACCGCCATCCCGGCCGAGATGCCTGTAGGCTTGATGGACGAGTTCGCGAGGATCACCGAAGAACGCGGTCATTGGACCGGCTTCCTTCGCCGAAATCCGCCGACGATCGAGCCACCACCTTTTGCGGAGCTTCAGGTGGAGCTGCGACGCTTCTTCGGTCCCGTGATCGACGGCCTCGCCGTGCCGGAAGGCGCCCAGGGTCGATGGGATCCGGCCGCCGGAGCTTGGCAGTAA